In Cervus elaphus chromosome 29, mCerEla1.1, whole genome shotgun sequence, a single window of DNA contains:
- the LOC122685925 gene encoding interferon omega-1-like produces MAFVLSLLMALVLVNYGSEGSLGCDLSQNHVLVGRKNLRLLDQMRRLSPRFCLQDRMDFAFPQEMVEGGQLQEAQAISVLHEMLQQSFNLFHTERSSAAWDTTLLEQLRTGLHQQLDDLDACLGQVMGEEDSALGRMGPTLAVKRYFQGIHVYLQEKEYSDCAWEIVRLVIMRSLSSSTSLQERLRMMDGDLNSP; encoded by the coding sequence ATGGCCTTCGTGCTCTCTCTACTGATGGCCCTGGTGCTGGTCAACTATGGCTCTGAAGGATCCCTGGGCTGTGACCTGTCTCAGAACCACGTGCTGGTTGGCAGGAAGAACCTCAGGCTCCTGGACCAAATGAGGAGACTCTCCCCTCGCTTCTGTCTGCAGGACAGAATGGACTTCGCTTTCCcgcaggagatggtggagggcggccagctgcaggaggcccaggccaTCTCTGTGCTCCACGAGATGCTCCAGCAGAGCTTCAACCTCTTCCACACAGAGCGCTCCTCTGCTGCCTGGGACACCACCCTCCTGGAGCAGCTCCGCACTGGACTCCATCAGCAGCTGGACGACCTGGATGCCTGCCTGGGGCAGGTGATGGGAGAGGAAGACTCTGCCCTGGGAAGGATGGGCCCCACACTGGCCGTGAAGAGGTACTTCCAGGGCATCCATGTCTACCTGCAAGAGAAGGAATACAGCGACTGTGCCTGGGAAATCGTCAGACTGGTAATCATGAGATCCTTGTCTTCATCAACCAGCTTGCAAGAAAGGTTAAGAATGATGGATGGAGACTTGAACTCACCTTGA
- the LOC122685932 gene encoding interferon alpha-1-like, with product MAPAWSLLLALLLLSCNSICSLGCHLPPTHSLANRRVLTLLQQLRRVSPSSCLQDRNDFAFPQEMLGGSQLQRAQAISVLHEVTQHTFQLFSTEGSAAAWDQSLLDKLRTALDQQLTDLQACLRQEQGLQGAPLVKGDSSLALRKYFHRVTLYLQEKGHSPCAWEVVRAEVMRAFSSSTNLQERFRRKD from the coding sequence ATGGCCCCAGCCTGGTCCTTACTCCTGGCCCTGCTGTTGCTCAGCTGCAACTCCATCTGCTCTCTGGGCTGCCACCTGCCTCCCACCCACAGCCTGGCCAACAGGAGGGTCCTGACACTCCTGCAACAACTGAGGAgggtctccccttcctcctgcctgcagGACAGAAATGACTTCGCATTCCCCCAGGAGATGCTGGGTGGCAGCCAGCTGCAGAGGGCTCAAGCCATCTCTGTGCTCCACGAGGTGACCCAGCACACCTTCCAGCTCTTCAGCACCGAGGGCTCGGCCGCTGCGTGGGACCAGAGCCTCCTGGACAAGCTCCGCACTGCACTGGATCAGCAGCTCACTGACCTGCAAGCCTGTCTGAGGCAGGAGCAGGGGCTGCAAGGGGCTCCCCTGGTCAAGGGGGACTCCAGCCTGGCTCTGAGGAAATACTTCCACAGAGTCACTCTCTACCTGCAAGAGAAGGGACACAGCCCTTGTGCCTGGGAGGTTGTCAGAGCAGAAGTCATGAGAGCCTTCTCTTCCTCAACAAACTTGCAGGAGAGATTCCGGAGGAAGGACTGA